Proteins encoded within one genomic window of Thiothrix litoralis:
- the gspF gene encoding type II secretion system inner membrane protein GspF, whose translation MPAFEYLALNAAGKEERGIMEADTPRQVRQLLRNGDLIPLEINEVAQKQKKSESRSLFGGGRLNPADLALMTRQLATLVRAGSPIEEALGAVVRQTERNSSRRIFSAIRSRVMEGHTLAGSLGQFPSAFPVLYRATVGAGEQSGHLSEVLERLADYTENRQHNQQKVTAALAYPMILLLVAIGVVSALLRFVVPKVVEAFATLDIELPLLTRMLIAASEFLQNHGLTLLIGIILLIAGIVWLLQRPLWKRRYHKLVLRLPIVGRIARGINTENFARTFSILSSSGVTVLDAMKISAEVVINIPMRESVLESAEKVREGMPIHKALERSGYFPPMMVYLIASGEGSGKLDEMLERAAIQQEREVQAKISTMLSLLEPGLILVMGGIVTLIVLSIMLPVMGGMSQIMH comes from the coding sequence GTGCCAGCGTTTGAATACCTTGCCCTCAATGCTGCCGGAAAAGAAGAACGCGGCATTATGGAAGCGGATACCCCGCGTCAGGTCAGGCAACTGTTACGCAACGGCGACCTGATCCCGCTGGAAATCAACGAAGTCGCCCAAAAGCAAAAAAAGTCCGAAAGCCGCTCACTCTTCGGCGGCGGGCGCTTGAACCCGGCAGACCTTGCGCTGATGACCCGCCAATTGGCAACGCTGGTACGCGCCGGTTCGCCGATTGAAGAAGCCCTCGGCGCGGTGGTACGCCAAACCGAACGCAATTCCTCACGGCGCATTTTCTCCGCCATCCGCTCACGGGTGATGGAAGGCCATACACTCGCAGGCTCGCTGGGGCAGTTTCCCAGTGCATTCCCGGTGCTGTACCGCGCCACCGTCGGCGCGGGTGAACAATCCGGGCATTTGTCCGAAGTATTGGAACGGCTGGCGGATTACACCGAAAACCGCCAACACAACCAGCAAAAAGTCACCGCTGCACTGGCTTACCCGATGATCTTGCTGCTGGTGGCTATCGGGGTGGTCTCTGCCCTGTTGCGCTTCGTCGTCCCCAAGGTGGTGGAAGCCTTTGCCACGCTCGACATTGAGCTGCCGCTGCTGACCCGCATGTTGATTGCTGCCAGCGAATTCCTGCAAAACCACGGCCTGACCTTGCTGATCGGCATTATCCTGTTGATTGCGGGTATCGTCTGGCTCTTACAACGCCCCCTCTGGAAACGCCGTTACCACAAGCTGGTACTACGCCTGCCCATCGTTGGGCGCATCGCTCGCGGCATTAATACCGAAAACTTTGCTCGCACTTTCAGCATCCTCAGCAGCAGCGGCGTCACCGTACTCGATGCCATGAAAATTTCCGCTGAAGTCGTCATCAATATCCCCATGCGCGAATCGGTACTGGAATCTGCCGAAAAAGTCCGTGAAGGGATGCCCATCCACAAAGCGCTGGAACGTTCCGGCTACTTCCCGCCGATGATGGTTTACCTGATTGCCAGCGGCGAAGGCAGCGGTAAACTCGATGAAATGCTGGAACGTGCCGCCATCCAGCAAGAACGCGAAGTTCAAGCGAAAATTTCCACCATGCTCAGCCTGCTCGAACCCGGTTTAATCCTGGTCATGGGCGGCATTGTCACCCTGATTGTCCTTTCCATCATGCTCCCGGTCATGGGCGGCATGTCACAAATCATGCATTAA